A single genomic interval of Penicillium psychrofluorescens genome assembly, chromosome: 2 harbors:
- a CDS encoding uncharacterized protein (ID:PFLUO_003883-T1.cds;~source:funannotate), translating to MASATPATPAIRLTVLISGNGTNLQAVIDKVAAGQLGATTTIVRVISNRKDAFGLERARKAEIPTHYHNLVKYKKQHPPTPEGVRAAREEYDAELARLILADAPDLVVCLGFMHVLSPRFLEPLQKTNTRIINLHPALPGAFNGVNAIERAHAAWLEGKIDKTGVMIHDVISEVDMGTPLLVREILFRKRVDEDVHVFETRVHEIEWGIVIEGVDMVIQELVAQKQKGS from the exons ATGGCCTCCGCGACGCCCGCGACGCCCGCGATTCGCCTCACGGTCTTGATATCAGGCAACGGTACAAACCTTCAAGCCGTAATCGACAAAGTGGCAGCGGGCCAACTGGGCGCAACAACGACGATCGTGCGCGTAATCTCCAATCGGAAAGACGCCTTCGGGCTGGAGCGCGCAAGAAAAGCGGAGATTCCTACACATTATCACAATCTCGTCAAGTACAAGAAGCAGCACCCCCCGACGCCCGAGGGGGTCCGGGCCGCGCGCGAGGAGTACGATGCCGAGCTTGCACGGCTGATTCTCGCGGACGCGCCGGACCTCGTCGTGTGTCTAGGGTTCATGCATGTTCTGTCTCCGCGGTTTTTGGAGCCGCTGCAGAAGACGAATACGCGGATCATCAATTTGCATCCTGCGCTCCCTGGGGCGTTCAACGGCGTG AATGCAATTGAGCGAGCTCATGCGGCGTGGTTGGAGGGCAAGATCGACAAGACCGGGGTGATGATCCACGATGTGATCTCGGAGGTGGATATGGGCACGCCCCTCCTCGTGCGGGAGATTCTCTTCCGGAAGAGAGTCGACGAGGACGTGCATGTGTTTGAAACACGAGTCCATGAAATCGAATGGGGAATCGTCATTGAGGGGGTGGATATGGTGAtccaggagctggtggcTCAGAAGCAAAAAGGATCATGA
- a CDS encoding uncharacterized protein (ID:PFLUO_003878-T1.cds;~source:funannotate), producing the protein MQIRHFLTHGDFPLLFKAFHLSSFYALFGLFQKALDGMSAKDEKLKPEQFSSSTTEMEIQTHSSLFNTRAARYRTFLVTCISWFGELDLPPTSYYFPLMVKTAGITNVSTQLLLNAIQTTPMQTLYPAEVLAYNSRAKGMAYLAFMNNAVKVMNTYVPPIAIANSGWRYYILYVVWDAFGIVVIYLFFVETGGWSLEEIEDLFNSKNPVKASLKKKNINVAADGTIINVDKTDSNA; encoded by the exons ATGCAAATACGACACTTTCTTACCCATGGAGACTTCCCCTTGCTATTCAAGGCCTTCCATCTGTCATCATTCTATGCGCTGTTTGGTTTATTCCAGAAAGCCCTCGATG GTATGTCggccaaggacgagaagctgAAGCCCGAGCAGTTCTCGTCAAGTAccacggagatggagattCAGACGCACTC GTCGCTCTTCAACACCCGAGCTGCACGGTACCGTACTTTTCTGGTTACGTGCATTTCCTGGTTTGGCGAGCTTGACCTGCCACCCACAAGCTACTACTTCCCTTTAATGG TGAAGACTGCCGGAATCACCAATGTCTCTACCCAGCTATTGCTCAACGCAATCCAGACG ACCCCCATGCAAACACTCTATCCCGCGGAAGTCCTCGCTTACAACTCTCGGGCCAAAGGCATGGCCTACCTGGCCTTCATGAACAATGCCGTCAAGGTCATGAATACATATGTTCCCCCGATTGCCATTGCAAACTCTGGCTGGAGGTACTACATTCTGTACGTTGTTTGGGATGCATTCGGCATTGTTGTGATCTATTTATTTTTTGTTGAAACGGGAGGCTGGAGTTTGGAAGAAATTGAGGACCTTTTCAATTCCAAGAATCCTGTGAAAGCCAGtctgaaaaagaaaaatatCAATGTTGCGGCCGACGGAACCATCATCAATGTTGATAAGACTGATTCCAATGCTTAA
- a CDS encoding uncharacterized protein (ID:PFLUO_003881-T1.cds;~source:funannotate) — MAELKRIKVIQGWKFKQASSLNNSTASSFLPVAQFPTVAHTDLLHHGLIPDPYIDSNETKCLWVNEADWTYCTSEVPHVNLSNPNEHAVLVFDGLDTVVDVFLNGKHILASKNMHLAHRVDVTELLKRTEGKSSLELRFKNAPATAREERNRIGYKGNETDVHFGGPERLFLRKAQYHWGWDWGPAVNTSGPWKPIYLETFETRIDELLIRQEVSADLKTAVLSVKGTVEHPSPNQEVNIELLDPAGLCLQSHNMKADGAQFEASITINNPQLWYPHTYGDQPLYVVTVRLPEKDSRSQSIGLRRLRLLQHSLQNAEGTSFVFEINNIRIFAGGSCWIPGDFMLPRMTRQRYSDWLQLAKSGNQSMIRVWGGGIVESDDFYDICDREGILVWQDFLFACGNYPASQDFMENVKLEAEAQLRRVGHHASLVLWAGNNEDYLLAEKWGWELDMTDEKGPWDQTDFPAREIYERLLPRLVEAMGGDVPYWRSSPYGGSYSNDTTVGDTHIWDVWHGKLSPYQDYKNYTSRFISEFGFESCPSLRTLHRGITAPSERHAQSRTFDIHDKGPGHTRRYPMYMGENFRFRMNPLRDFVYCTQFLQADAMAYAYNCWRREFQGPEREYCAGVLVWQLNDIWPGSSWALVDVDLQRKPAYYVTKRALGKFVVGMERTVTKEPPYIVTGYPPEKHALDVWAVNGTLEPRKATLKLSAYDIRSGSRVSLPKNVEEQNLVLPPNRTTEITSISIPDPDNTVIAAYIDDSATAERLARWVSWPEPLRLLHLSPDLLINTRIAESGDRIFVSASAPVKGVVLSVPMTEPGEDAVFEDNFVDLIPGETVDIGVHSLQGRSVQTRFLYDWEMEEGFEL, encoded by the exons ATGGCGGAACTCAAGAGGATCAAAGTCATTCAAGGCTGGAAGTTCAAACAGGCTAGCAGCCTCAACAACTCCAcggcctcttcttttctgccTGTTGCCCAGTTCCCGACCGTCGCTCACACTGACCTCCTTCACCACGGGCTCATTCCGGACCCGTATATTGACTCAAATGAAACAAAATGCCTTTGGGTCAACGAGGCGGATTGGACGTACTGTACGTCAGAGGTACCCCATGTCAACCTCTCGAATCCCAATGAGCACGCCGTTCTGGTCTTTGATGGCTTAGACACCGTTGTTGACGTATTCCTCAACGGTAAACATATTCTGGCAAGCAAAAATATGCATCTAGCGCATAGGGTCGATGTCACTGAGCTGTTGAAACGGACTGAGGGCAAAAGCTCACTGGAGCTGCGTTTCAAGAATGCGCCTGCGACTGCACGAGAGGAGAGAAACCGCATTGGATATAAAGGCAACGAGACGGACGTGCATTTTGGTGGTCCAGAGAGATTGTTTCTGCGAAAAGCGCAGTACCATTGG GGCTGGGATTGGGGACCGGCGGTCAATACTTCGGGCCCATGGAAGCCCATATATCTCGAGACTTTTGAGACCAGAATTGATGAACTTCTCATCCGCCAAGAAGTTTCGGCAGATTTGAAGACGGCTGTTTTGAGCGTCAAGGGGACCGTTGAGCATCCTTCTCCGAACCAAGAAGTCAATATTGAACTACTTGATCCCGCTGGGCTCTGTCTTCAGAGCCACAACATGAAAGCGGATGGCGCCCAATTTGAAGCCAGCATTACCATCAACAACCCTCAGCTGTGGTATCCTCATACCTATGGAGATCAGCCTCTCTACGTCGTGACTGTCCGACTCCCCGAAAAAGACAGCAGAAGTCAATCGATTGGTCTTCGTCGCCTTAGACTACTCCAGCACTCACTTCAGAATGCAGAGGGAACATCGTTTGTCTTCGAAATTAACAATATCCGCATATTCGCTGGTGGCTCATGCTGGATCCCGGGAGACTTCATGTTACCACGCATGACACGCCAGCGCTATTCAGACTGGTTACAGCTTGCCAAGTCCGGAAACCAAAGCATGATCCGTGTTTGGGGCGGAGGCATCGTCGAATCCGATGATTTCTACGACATTTGTGACCGTGAAGGGATTTTGGTGTGGCAGGATTTCCTCTTCGCCTGTGGCAACTATCCGGCATCACAAGACTTTATGGAAAACGTCAAATTGGAAGCGGAGGCTCAGTTGAGACGCGTGGGCCATCATGCGAGCCTGGTACTCTGGGCGGGCAATAATGAAGATTATCTTTTGGCTGAGAAATGGGGCTGGGAACTTGATATGACAGACGAAAAAGGACCGTGGGATCAGACAGATTTCCCAGCCAGAGAAATCTATGAGAGATTACTTCCTCGTCTGGTAGAGGCAATGGGAGGTGATGTTCCATACTGGAGGAGTAGTCCTTATGGCGGGTCCTACTCAAATGACACCACTGTGGGAGACACGCATATCTGGGACG TCTGGCATGGTAAATTGTCGCCCTACCAAGACTACAAGAACTACACTTCGCGCTTCATCAGCGAATTCGGATTTGAATCCTGTCCCTCCTTGCGTACCCTGCACCGAGGCATCACCGCTCCCTCGGAAAGGCACGCCCAGTCCCGAACATTTGACATCCACGACAAAGGACCTGGGCACACGCGCCGTTATCCCATGTACATGGGCGAGAATTTCCGTTTTCGCATGAATCCACTCCGAGATTTTGTCTATTGCACTCAGTTCCTGCAAGCCGATGCCATGGCCTACGCGTATAATTGCTGGCGCCGAGAATTCCAGGGCCCGGAGCGAGAGTATTGCGCTGGAGTCCTTGTGTGGCAGCTGAATGATATCTGGCCGGGCTCTAGCTGGGCCTTGGTTGATGTTGACTTGCAGCGCAAGCCCGCCTATTATGTCACAAAAAGAGCCCTGGGGAAATTCGTTGTTGGCATGGAGCGCACCGTGACAAAAGAGCCACCATACATTGTGACTGGGTATCCACCAGAAAAGCATGCCTTGGACGTCTGGGCCGTGAATGGCACCCTGGAGCCGCGGAAAGCAACTCTCAAACTGAGCGCCTATGATATTCGGTCTGGGTCTCGCGTTTCATTGCCCAAAAACGTGGAAGAGCAGAATTTGGTGCTTCCACCTAATCGAACAACAGAGATCACTAGCATCAGTATCCCAGATCCAGACAACACTGTCATTGCAGCCTACATAGATGATAGTGCGACAGCTGAGCGTCTTGCACGTTGGGTTTCTTGGCCTGAGCCTCTCAGGCTGCTACACCTTTCTCCAGATCTACTTATTAATACTAGAATTGCGGAGTCGGGCGACAGAATCTTCGTCAGTGCAAGCGCCCCTGTGAAAGGTGTGGTGCTCTCCGTGCCTATGACTGAGCCAGGCGAGGACGCGGTTTTCGAAGATAATTTTGTGGATCTGATTCCTGGCGAGACGGTGGATATCGGTGTCCATTCGCTCCAGGGCCGCAGTGTGCAAACGCGTTTTCTATATGActgggagatggaggagggCTTTGAGCTGTAA
- a CDS encoding uncharacterized protein (ID:PFLUO_003880-T1.cds;~source:funannotate), with amino-acid sequence MAGIAILGAGIFATDEHLPALVSSRANLKAIYSRSKTSALTLVDEAKKLGVADVELYSEDTAGHTLDDLLKRKDISAVVVVLPIPVQPDIIRRCLAAGKHVLSEKPIAKDVHTARMLIEDYKKHYAKDGLIFSVAEQFRFMPEFELGRKWVVDERAIGDITQLHLKIWRNQGPSGKYYETPWRKIPDYQGGFLLDGGVHHTAMLRYISGQEVVETQGFSRQIAAHLPPLDTVNAGILLSGGGTGTISMSFSSTKRATEFTIIGTLGSFFLTDGPDGFILNLERTSGEKRSETIKSKGVELEIKAFLDAVRIGKAQSRAGPEEALNDLAIIESLCSGERSVKVY; translated from the exons ATGGCTGGAATTGCTATCTTAGGAGCCGGCATCTTTGCCACTGATG AGCATCTCCCAGCTCTTGTTTCGAGCAGGGCAAACCTCAAAGCTATCTACTCGCGTTCCAAAACTTCCGCTTTGACATTAGTCGATGAAGCAAAGAAGCTTGGTGTTGCGGATGTTGAGCTCTATTCAGAAGACACCGCAGGTCACACGCTAGACGACCTTTTGAAACGCAAAGATATCAGCGCGGTCGTCGTTGTTTTACCCATTCCTGTCCAACCAGACATCATACGCCGTTGTCTTGCAGCTGGGAAGCATGTGCTGTCTGAGAAACCGATCGCAAAAGATGTACATACTGCACGCATGCTGATTGAGGATTACAAGAAGCATTACGCCAAGGACGGATTGATTTTCAGCGTTGCGGAGCAATTCCGCTTCATGCCTGAATTCGAGCTTGGGCGAAAATGGGTTGTCGATGAGAGAGCCATTGGCGACATTACACAGCTTCACCTCAAGATATGGCGCAATCAGGGTCCCAGTGGAAAGTACTATGAGACTCCATGGAGAAAGATCCCAGACTACCAAGGAGGCTTTTTGCTTGATGGCGGTGTCCACCATACAGCAATGCTTCGCTATATTTCTGGGCAGGAAGTTGTTGAAACTCAGGGGTTTTCACGCCAAATCGCTGCTCACCTGCCGCCTCTGGATACTGTCAATGCAGGAATCCTCCTTAGCGGTGGTGGGACCGGTACCATTTCGATGTCATTTTCGTCCACAAAGCGAGCCACTGAGTTTACCATCATTGGAACACTAGGTAGTTTTTTCCTGACTGATGGTCCGGATGGGTTTATCCTAAATCTTGAGCGGACCTcgggagaaaagaggagtGAAACAATTAAGAGCAAAGGTGTGGAGCTCGAGATCAAGGCTTTCCTAGACGCTGTGAGGATTGGGAAGGCACAGTCCCGTGCCGGACCAGAGGAAGCACTTAATGATTTGGCCATTATAGAAAGCTTGTGCTCTGGTGAGCGTAGTGTTAAGGTATATTAG
- a CDS encoding uncharacterized protein (ID:PFLUO_003877-T1.cds;~source:funannotate) — protein MERMCPLEYGLGPNFNETYFDLYKDAVDYVTTHGSYVLIDPHNYMRYNNASDQPWSGSVIGNTSDLRAATTQQFASFWHELASRFRYNPNVIFGINNEPHNMTTELILRNDQAAIDAIRYAGASQLVLVPGNGFTNAEIWTNTSGNGLEPGSTPNSEIMGRIFDPIDNWAFDMHLYLDYDFSGTHQKCVGPNFGVKNLRLVSEWLEKHNYTAFLSEFGGGYNKVCYEALDNMLSYLERHPSWIGWTYWAAGPIWWNNDGQNTPSAEPFNGEGFKTTWPIVLEPHVWKYQPIKRFGVSSNFKREFV, from the exons ATG GAACGGATGTGTCCCTTGGAATACGGCTTAGGACCGAATTTCAACGAGACCTATTTTGACTTGTATAAGGACGCTGTGGACTATGTTACCACCCATGGGTCATATGTATTGATTGATCCTCACAACTACATGCGTTATAACAACGCTTCTGATCAACCTTGGTCAGGCAGTGTGATCGGCAACACTTCTGATCTCAGGGCCGCCACTACACAACAATTCGCCTCGTTCTGGCACGAACTCGCTTCACGCTTCCGCTACAACCCGAACGTTATCTTTGGCATCAATAATGAGCCCCATAACATGACCACGGAACTGATTCTGCGAAATGACCAGGCCGCTATAGATGCTATCCGGTATGCAGGTGCATCTCAGCTAGTCTTAGTGCCGGGAAATGGAttcaccaacgccgagaTCTGGACCAACACCAGCGGTAATGGCCTGGAGCCGGGATCGACACCGAATTCAGAGATCATGGGCCGCATATTTGACCCTATTGATAACTGGGCCTTTGACATGCATCTATATCTGGATTACGACTTCAGTGGCACTCACCAAAAGTGCGTGGGCCCTAACTTTGGCGTGAAGAACTTGCGATTAGTGTCTGAGTGGCTTGAAAAGCATAACTACACTGCATTCCTGAGTGAGTTTGGGGGTGGTTACAACAAGGTTTGCTATGAGGCTCTGGACAATATGCTCTCATACCTTGAAAGGCATCCCTCGTGGATTGGTTGGACATACTGGGCGGCCGGACCGATCTGGTGGAATAATGATGGCCAGAACACTCCCAGTGCTGAGCCATTTAATGGTGAAGGCTTCAAAACAACATGGCCAATTGTTCTGGAACCGCACGTTTGGAAGTATCAACCTATCAAGCGCTTTGGCGTTTCCAGTAATTTCAAGAGAGAGTTTGTCTGA
- a CDS encoding uncharacterized protein (ID:PFLUO_003882-T1.cds;~source:funannotate) yields MAHSYQPQPAMTGFFDPLQQDSTAAYSLFGPTQYPESVAFWHDPSAAPSLPTPTYPSPPKSQTTLLQPIPDLKKHKRTRSGCFTCRSRRIKCDETRPTCERCRKGSRECVYPSPTTPTTSKSTVRSSGKARGSRPKSQGSDSSGKPEVEDISPLEPILDEDEPESAEAGSRPSPASGTITSQPKLQKSQSTQSLQKQSINPVSESSSLHKEQSSSPSSTTESSRFESMSARSASIVDPLSNTGLPDDMRFYLNFHQEYITYQHYFLKQSSDHFIHQNMIELALQYEPLLYALTGFSAYHHTLQTPDGKLYTFLKYYHKALTLLRKSLGSGEEHGEATLVTVLVLTSFEEYIGDWVNLIDHHQAAHALMRELCTPESINVYELHTNIFLWYARFDVVVGILAGTEAVLGRNWYIAKEQYDAEQAARYPGDPEMQLSLVASINRRFGLDMASLYAKLSRGLIPFNEFAAQNEQLGQTLDRAKALLKQFDESDYLVRSFPHQQPLTDDDIVDPYAPGRLYHGILWEYNYALIDIISTEAMYKYQTMLSLKRPLLPDLQKLSYEQCQLIEAIHRWPGKENGYCIAFKNCIGITSMFLPKDNKHQMWSRRKMALMEQNGYIIPPKFRSAISAIWQIPEINHWWLPNDEGYPNILREIRSLSDERQSQPRDDFREDVRDMKSLFWKLNVDDQNEQHQGPSPSSSHSGLQQ; encoded by the exons ATGGCGCATTCATACCAGCCCCAGCCCGCCAtgacgggcttcttcgacCCATTGCAGCAGGACTCGACGGCCGCATACTCGCTATTTGGCCCAACGCAATACCCGGAGAGCGTTGCCTTCTGGCACGACCCCTCCGCCGCGCCCTCGCTGCCCACGCCAACCTATCCCTCTCCGCCCAAGTCGCAAACCACCTTGCTGCAACCTATCCCGGACCTAAAGAAACACAAGCGCACGCGCAGCGGTTGCTTCACCTGTCGCTCCCGGCGCATCAAGTGCGATGAGACCAGGCCGACCTGCGAGCGCTGTCGCAAGGGCAGCCGCGAGTGCGTCTATCCCTCGCCCACTACgcccaccacctccaagtCTACCGTCCGCTCATCAGGAAAAGCGCGTGGCTCGCGCCCAAAGTCGCAGGGGAGTGACTCATCCGGTAAGCCCGAAGTTGAGGACATTAGCCCGCTGGAACCCATcctcgacgaagatgaacCCGAAAGTGCCGAGGCGGGATCGCGCCCATCCCCCGCGAGCGGCACGATCACGTCGCAACCCAAGTTGCAGAAGAGTCAAAGCACACAGTCTCTACAGAAGCAGAGCATAAACCCGGTATCCGAAAGTTCTTCGCTTCATAAAGAGCAGAGCAGTTCGCCCTCCTCGACGACCGAGTCGTCGCGCTTCGAGTCCATGAGCGCACGGTCGGCCAGTATCGTGGACCCGCTCAGTAATACCGGACTGCCGGACGACATGCGGTTTTATTTGAACTTCCACCAAGAGTACATCACATATCAACATTATTTTCTGAAACAGAGCAGCGACCACTTCATCCATCAGAACATGATCGAGCTTGCTCTGCAGTACGAGCCGCTGCTCTATGCCCTCACCGGGTTCTCGGCATATCACCATACGCTACAGACTCCCGACGGCAAGCTGTATACATTCCTCAAATATTATCACAAAGCATTGACTCTTTTACGAAAATCATTGGGCTCAGGAGAAGAGCATGGCGAGGCGACTTTGGTCACGGTTCTGGTTCTCACATCCTTCGAg GAATACATTGGTGATTGGGTGAATTTGATCGATCACCACCAAGCCGCGCACGCGCTGATGCGAGAGCTGTGTACTCCGGAATCCATCAACGTGTACGAGCTACACACGAACATCTTTCTGTGGTATGCACGCTTCGATGTTGTCGTCGGGATTTTGGCCGGCACAGAAGCGGTCCTCGGTCGGAATTGGTACATTGCAAAGGAACAGTATGACGCCGAACAAGCCGCTCGATATCCCGGAGACCCAGAAATGCAATTGAGCTTGGTAGCATCGATCAACCGCCGCTTCGGGTTGGACATGGCTTCGCTGTATGCCAAACTATCGCGCGGCCTGATTCCATTCAACGAGTTCGCTGCACAGAACGAACAGCTCGGCCAGACATTGGATCGAGCAAAGGCACTTTTAAAGCAATTCGACGAATCCGACTACCTCGTCCGCTCCTTTCCACACCAACAACCCTTAACCGATGACGACATCGTGGACCCATATGCTCCCGGTCGCCTGTATCACGGCATCCTATGGGAGTACAACTATGCCTTGATCGACATTATATCCACCGAGGCCATGTACAAATACCAGACCATGCTCTCCCTCAAACGGCCCCTTCTCCCGGATCTCCAGAAACTATCCTACGAGCAGTGCCAATTGATCGAGGCCATCCACCGCTGGCCCGGTAAAGAGAATGGATATTGCATCGCCTTCAAGAACTGCATCGGCATTACCAGCATGTTTCTTCCAAAGGATAACAAGCACCAGATGTGGTCGCGGCGGaagatggcattgatggAGCAGAACGG GTACATAATACCCCCGAAATTCCGCTCCGCTATTTCTGCTATCTGGCAAATACCCGAAATTAACCACTGGTGGCTGCCCAATGACGAAGGGTACCCCAACATCTTGCGCGAAATCCGCTCTTTATCTGATGAACGCCAGAGCCAGCCCCGTGATGATTTCAGAGAGGATGTTCGCGATATGAAGTCGTTGTTTTGGAAGCTGAATGTCGACGATCAGAATGAGCAGCATCAGGGTCCTAGTCCTTCGAGCAGTCACAGTGGTCTTCAACAGTAG
- a CDS encoding uncharacterized protein (ID:PFLUO_003879-T1.cds;~source:funannotate): MAPDPLVFTDDYLRVRAVPTCHTSTFVWCHSKGQRGGDWKFMVEPLRKLGHCDHIAFIFPYLDNNETNSGSGISSSEALIQKIVHQEIANGCDPGRIAVGGYNDGLETALKAILADSNKIGSVLGITDCLNLTDELNLLRKTANAKTPVLFVDRTGAKGNCAEKLLKAIDQPVRVVDGSKLASSDTQPVTQEELERLDVFIHQTLPVEMVPKN, translated from the exons ATGGCTCCTGATCCTCTCGTCTTCACTGATGACTACCTTCGGGTGCGTGCTGTCCCGACTTGCCACACATCCACATTTGTCTGGTGCCACAGCAAAGGTCAGCGTGGAGGCGACTGGAAATTTATGGTCGAGCCACTACGAAAACTCGGCCACTGCGATCACATCGCATTTATCTTCCCGTATCTCGATAACAACGAGACGAATAGCGGGAGcggcatctccagcagcgaggcTTTGATCCAGAAAATTGTGCATCAAGAGATTGCCAATGGCTGCGATCCAGGCCGCATTGCAGTTGGCGGATACAACGATGGTTTGGAAACTGCTCTGAAGGCTATTCTGGCTGACAGCAACAAGATTGGAAGTGTCTTGGGCATCACAGACTGTTTAAATCTGACGGATGAGCTCAACTTGCTCAGGAAAACTGCGAATGCAAAGACTCCTGTGCTGTTTGTTGACCGTACGGGGGCAAAGGGAAATTGTGCCGAGAAGCTCCTCAAAGCTATCGATCAGCCAGTGAGGGTTGTTGATGGAAGCAAGCTTGCTTCATCTGATACTCAACCCGTTACTCAAGAG GAACTTGAGCGCTTAGATGTCTTTATACATCAAACCTTGCCGGTTGAAATGGTCCCGAAGAACTAG